Proteins co-encoded in one Papaver somniferum cultivar HN1 chromosome 5, ASM357369v1, whole genome shotgun sequence genomic window:
- the LOC113282224 gene encoding alpha/beta hydrolase domain-containing protein 17B-like isoform X1, producing the protein MGGVTSSIAAKFAFFPPTPSSYTVITEEITSSSSSSTAAGGDDAAKSKKTLFVIPEVPKRDNVDVLKLKTRRGNEIVAVYFKHPKATATLLYSHGNAADLGQMFELFVELSLRLRINLLGYDYSGYGQSTGKPSESNTYADIEAAYKCVKEQYGAKDEEIILYGQSVGSGPTLDLASHLPNLRAVVLHSPILSGLRVLYPVKRTYWFDIYKNIDKILLVSCPVLVIHGTADQVVDCAHGKQLWELSKEKYEPLWVSGGGHCNLELYPEYIKHMKKFVSAIGKSKASSTSSSKTTKKETTSEQTKLLESAKSELSEVVSDQPPEEASRNSLDSRLEKSKKPSKTEKSRMSVDRYRRRKGLVW; encoded by the exons atgggtgGAGTAACTTCATCAATAGCAGCTAAATTTGCTTTTTTCCCCCCAACTCCATCTTCATATACTGTTATTACAGAAGAAattacatcatcttcttcttcatcaacagcaGCGGGTGGTGATGATGCGGCTAAGAGTAAGAAGACCCTTTTTGTGATACCTGAAGTACCAAAAAGGGATAACGTTGATGTGTTGAAACTGAAGACTAGAAGAGGGAATGAAATCGTAGCCGTTTATTTTAAGCATCCAAAGGCTACTGCTACTCTTCTTTATTCTCATGGAAATGCTGCAGACTTAGGTCAAATGTTTGAGCTTTTTGTTGAATTAAGTCTTCGTCTCAGAATCAATCtattggg GTACGACTACTCTGGATATGGACAATCGACCGGAAAG CCAAGTGAATCTAACACGTATGCAGACATTGAGGCAGCATATAAATGCGTCAAAGAGCAGTATGGAGCGAAAGATGAGGAAATAATTTTATATGGTCAGTCTGTTGGAAGTGGTCCAACGCTAGATCTGGCTTCTCACTTGCCAAACTTAAGAGCTGTAGTTCTACATAGTCCAATTCTCTCTGGTTTGAGAGTTTTGTACCCTGTAAAACGAACATACTGGTTTGACATTTACAAG AATATTGACAAAATACTTTTGGTGAGCTGTCCAGTTCTAGTAATTCAC GGGACAGCGGATCAAGTTGTTGATTGTGCTCATGGTAAGCAGCTTTGGGAGCTTAGTAAGGAGAAGTACGAACCACTGTGGGTAAGTGGAGGTGGCCATTGCAATCTTGAACTATACCCAGAATATATTAAGCACATGAAGAAATTTGTATCAGCCATTGGCAAGTCAAAGGCTTCGTCTACTAGCAGTTCCAAAACCACAAAAAAGGAAACGACTAGTGAGCAGACTAAACTTTTGGAGAGTGCAAAATCTGAGTTATCTGAAGTTGTGTCTGACCAGCCACCAGAAGAGGCCTCAAGAAACAGTTTAGATAGCCGACTTGAGAAATCTAAGAAGCCAAGCAAAACTGAAAAATCACGGATGAGTGTTGACAGGTACAGAAGAAGAAAGGGCTTGGTGTGGTGA
- the LOC113282223 gene encoding LEAF RUST 10 DISEASE-RESISTANCE LOCUS RECEPTOR-LIKE PROTEIN KINASE-like 1.2 isoform X3 produces MNINISVHLILLMGTIITLSLIKLALPLDYYRYEDCKPKDCGNGLNISYPFWIEKNYCGYPGFNITCKNNEPILYAAGYDYIIRDIHYGNRSFRVENPVAHSSCPVPFRNSTFNDQSPFKLGSGVQLLSFFYICTNFSRHLYMKYIYPVHTSCVTPSDHKIFSLAGFVPSGESLYDRLSCQLSVHVPVEVEPGSKTGQVNGYMPFMKKGFTLEWHKSPCTECQASGGYCGVNKNGLVVCFCKDRPYDRRCKTDPGPRRNKIIIGVCAAIGASLLTVLAFILFRRWRRRNDLHKNSTLISRSISPDLSMQPDPEKGSSYFNTPIFTYKELEEATNNFDSSKELGDGGFGTVYYGKLKDGRAVAVKRLYENNCKRVEQFMNEVNILSLLRHQNLVSLYGCTSRHSRELLLVYEYVANGTVADHLHGEHSSAGMVTWPIRLSIAIESADALVYLHASDIIHRDVKTNNILLDKNFHVKVADFGLSRLFPNDVTHVSTAPQGTPGYVDPDYYQCYQLTDKSDVYSFGVVLCELISSKPAVDINRHRHEINLSTMALNKIHGDALHELVDMSLGFDTNASVRKTVTLVAELAYRCLQQDTDARPSMAEVLEVLKEIEVEGSKVVKPGELTDDAKLLKNYPPVSPNSVTDKWASITSTPNTSS; encoded by the exons ATGAATATAAACATCAGTGTTCATCTGATCCTGCTAATGGGTACTATTATCACCCTAAGCTTAATCAAATTAGCTTTACCACTCGACTACTATCGGTACGAAGACTGCAAGCCTAAAGATTGTGGAAACGGCTTGAATATTAGCTACCCATTTTGGATTGAAAAAAACTACTGTGGGTATCCAGGATTTAACATTACTTGTAAGAACAATGAACCCATTTTATATGCAGCAGGATATGATTACATAATCCGGGATATCCATTACGGCAATAGATCATTTCGAGTAGAGAATCCAGTTGCACATAGTAGCTGTCCTGTTCCTTTTAGAAATTCTACTTTCAATGATCAAAGTCCCTTCAAATTGGGTTCCGGAGTTCAGCTTCTTTCGTTCTTTTACATTTGCACCAATTTCAGTCGTCATTTATATATGAAGTACATCTACCCTGTGCATACTTCTTGTGTAACTCCATCTGATCACAAGATTTTTTCTCTCGCCGGGTTTGTTCCTTCCGGGGAATCGCTTTATGATAGGTTATCGTGTCAGTTATCGGTTCATGTTCCCGTAGAAGTGGAGCCAGGGTCCAAAACAGGTCAGGTTAACGGTTATATGCCGTTTATGAAAAAAGGGTTCACTTTAGAATGGCATAAATCACCATGTACTGAGTGTCAAGCAAGCGGTGGATATTGTGGAGTCAATAAGAATGGTCTCGTCGTGTGTTTTTGTAAGGATCGACCATATGACAGAAGATGCAAAACGG ATCCGGGGCCACGTCGAAACAAAATTATTATAG GTGTATGCGCTGCAATTGGAGCAAGTCTTTTAACTGTCCTTGCATTTATCTTATTCCGACGCTGGCGTCGGAGAAACGATCTTCACAAAAATTCAACCCTGATATCTCGAAGCATCTCTCCTGATCTCTCTATGCAACCAGATCCTGAAAAGGGAAGCTCTTACTTCAACACCCCAATTTTTACCTATAAGGAACTTGAAGAAGCCACCAACAATTTCGACTCCTCCAAAGAACTTGGTGATGGTGGCTTTGGCACTGTTTATTACG GAAAGCTTAAAGATGGGCGTGCTGTTGCAGTAAAGCGGTTATACGAGAACAATTGCAAGCGAGTTGAACAGTTCATGAATGAAGTTAATATACTATCTCTCTTACGACACCAGAACCTAGTTTCCCTCTACGGCTGTACCTCACGCCACAGCAGAGAACTTCTTCTTGTTTACGAATACGTTGCAAATGGCACCGTCGCTGATCACCTCCATGGAGAACATTCCAGTGCAGGCATGGTTACTTGGCCTATTCGATTGAGCATTGCCATTGAAAGTGCTGATGCATTGGTGTACCTTCATGCTTCTGATATCATACATCGTGATGTTAAAACCAACAACATACTCCTCGACAAAAACTTTCACGTCAAAGTAGCAGATTTTGGGCTCTCCCGGCTCTTTCCAAATGATGTCACTCACGTCTCTACAGCTCCTCAAGGGACTCCTGGGTATGTTGATCCTGACTACTACCAGTGCTATCAACTTACAGATAAGAGCGACGTGTATAGCTTTGGGGTTGTCTTGTGTGAGCTTATATCATCGAAGCCTGCCGTAGATATCAACAGGCATCGACACGAAATCAATTTGTCGACCATGGCGCTTAATAAGATCCACGGTGACGCACTGCATGAGTTGGTCGACATGTCGTTGGGGTTCGATACGAATGCTAGTGTAAGGAAGACGGTGACATTAGTGGCAGAGTTGGCCTATAGGTGTTTGCAACAAGATACGGATGCCAGACCTTCTATGGCAGAGGTTTTGGAGGTTTTGAAAGAAATTGAAGTTGAGGGTTCAAAGGTGGTGAAACCAGGAGAATTGACTGATGATGCCAAGCTATTGAAGAATTATCCACCAGTATCGCCAAATTCAGTCACAGACAAATGGGCCAGCATAACCAGTACACCTAATACTAGTTCTTAA
- the LOC113282224 gene encoding alpha/beta hydrolase domain-containing protein 17C-like isoform X2 gives MGGVTSSIAAKFAFFPPTPSSYTVITEEITSSSSSSTAAGGDDAAKSKKTLFVIPEVPKRDNVDVLKLKTRRGNEIVAVYFKHPKATATLLYSHGNAADLGQMFELFVELSLRLRINLLGYDYSGYGQSTGKPSESNTYADIEAAYKCVKEQYGAKDEEIILYGQSVGSGPTLDLASHLPNLRAVVLHSPILSGLRVLYPVKRTYWFDIYKNIDKILLVSCPVLVIHRIKLLIVLMVSSFGSLVRRSTNHCG, from the exons atgggtgGAGTAACTTCATCAATAGCAGCTAAATTTGCTTTTTTCCCCCCAACTCCATCTTCATATACTGTTATTACAGAAGAAattacatcatcttcttcttcatcaacagcaGCGGGTGGTGATGATGCGGCTAAGAGTAAGAAGACCCTTTTTGTGATACCTGAAGTACCAAAAAGGGATAACGTTGATGTGTTGAAACTGAAGACTAGAAGAGGGAATGAAATCGTAGCCGTTTATTTTAAGCATCCAAAGGCTACTGCTACTCTTCTTTATTCTCATGGAAATGCTGCAGACTTAGGTCAAATGTTTGAGCTTTTTGTTGAATTAAGTCTTCGTCTCAGAATCAATCtattggg GTACGACTACTCTGGATATGGACAATCGACCGGAAAG CCAAGTGAATCTAACACGTATGCAGACATTGAGGCAGCATATAAATGCGTCAAAGAGCAGTATGGAGCGAAAGATGAGGAAATAATTTTATATGGTCAGTCTGTTGGAAGTGGTCCAACGCTAGATCTGGCTTCTCACTTGCCAAACTTAAGAGCTGTAGTTCTACATAGTCCAATTCTCTCTGGTTTGAGAGTTTTGTACCCTGTAAAACGAACATACTGGTTTGACATTTACAAG AATATTGACAAAATACTTTTGGTGAGCTGTCCAGTTCTAGTAATTCAC CGGATCAAGTTGTTGATTGTGCTCATGGTAAGCAGCTTTGGGAGCTTAGTAAGGAGAAGTACGAACCACTGTGGGTAA
- the LOC113282223 gene encoding LEAF RUST 10 DISEASE-RESISTANCE LOCUS RECEPTOR-LIKE PROTEIN KINASE-like 1.1 isoform X4, with amino-acid sequence MIPVLGILYFIFLLLINTILADQEQKCEASDYCRVYPTNSDSIHSECGVLPLNCTTKTLLDREGERYQVRSLWRNKTVLIHDQFLQQQLNSKNCDSTYRAPLHYSSIFSSELISPNLTFFKCYKKQYISEAIVRELRKYQGCRDDQYVIYYNYPEQLNQSQIHLFLSFPLCSVVHLPLVHNPRSLTNDSDLFSLFTAEFYWKWYWSRECLECSKGGGHCLHDSINRTFKCDPGPRRNKIIIGVCAAIGASLLTVLAFILFRRWRRRNDLHKNSTLISRSISPDLSMQPDPEKGSSYFNTPIFTYKELEEATNNFDSSKELGDGGFGTVYYGKLKDGRAVAVKRLYENNCKRVEQFMNEVNILSLLRHQNLVSLYGCTSRHSRELLLVYEYVANGTVADHLHGEHSSAGMVTWPIRLSIAIESADALVYLHASDIIHRDVKTNNILLDKNFHVKVADFGLSRLFPNDVTHVSTAPQGTPGYVDPDYYQCYQLTDKSDVYSFGVVLCELISSKPAVDINRHRHEINLSTMALNKIHGDALHELVDMSLGFDTNASVRKTVTLVAELAYRCLQQDTDARPSMAEVLEVLKEIEVEGSKVVKPGELTDDAKLLKNYPPVSPNSVTDKWASITSTPNTSS; translated from the exons ATGATTCCAGTTCTTGGTATCCTTTACTTCATCTTTCTCCTCTTAATAAACACCATCTTGGCCGATCAAGAACAAAAATGTGAAGCCTCTGATTATTGTAGAGTTTATCCCACCAACTCCGACAGTATCCATTCTGAGTGTGGGGTTTTGCCATTAAATTGTACAACAAAAACACTCTTAGACAGAGAGGGGGAAAGATATCAAGTTAGAAGTCTGTGGCGGAATAAAACAGTTCTTATTCATGATCAATTTCTTCAACAACAATTGAACTCGAAAAACTGCGATTCCACTTACAGGGCTCCATTACATTATTCTTCGATTTTTTCTTCCGAGTTAATAAGCCCTAATCTCACCTTTTTCAAATGCTACAAAAAGCAATATATTAGTGAGGCTATTGTCCGTGAACTTAGAAAATATCAAGGCTGCCGCGATGATCAGTATGTTATATACTATAATTACCCAGAGCAGCTCAATCAATCTCAGATTCATCTTTTTCTCTCTTTCCCTCTTTGTTCAGTTGTTCACCTACCCTTAGTTCATAACCCACGATCACTTACCAACGATAGCGATCTGTTTTCTCTTTTTACTGCTGAGTTTTATTGGAAATGGTACTGGTCACGTGAGTGTCTGGAGTGCTCCAAAGGTGGAGGCCACTGTCTTCATGATAGTATTAACCGAACATTCAAATGCG ATCCGGGGCCACGTCGAAACAAAATTATTATAG GTGTATGCGCTGCAATTGGAGCAAGTCTTTTAACTGTCCTTGCATTTATCTTATTCCGACGCTGGCGTCGGAGAAACGATCTTCACAAAAATTCAACCCTGATATCTCGAAGCATCTCTCCTGATCTCTCTATGCAACCAGATCCTGAAAAGGGAAGCTCTTACTTCAACACCCCAATTTTTACCTATAAGGAACTTGAAGAAGCCACCAACAATTTCGACTCCTCCAAAGAACTTGGTGATGGTGGCTTTGGCACTGTTTATTACG GAAAGCTTAAAGATGGGCGTGCTGTTGCAGTAAAGCGGTTATACGAGAACAATTGCAAGCGAGTTGAACAGTTCATGAATGAAGTTAATATACTATCTCTCTTACGACACCAGAACCTAGTTTCCCTCTACGGCTGTACCTCACGCCACAGCAGAGAACTTCTTCTTGTTTACGAATACGTTGCAAATGGCACCGTCGCTGATCACCTCCATGGAGAACATTCCAGTGCAGGCATGGTTACTTGGCCTATTCGATTGAGCATTGCCATTGAAAGTGCTGATGCATTGGTGTACCTTCATGCTTCTGATATCATACATCGTGATGTTAAAACCAACAACATACTCCTCGACAAAAACTTTCACGTCAAAGTAGCAGATTTTGGGCTCTCCCGGCTCTTTCCAAATGATGTCACTCACGTCTCTACAGCTCCTCAAGGGACTCCTGGGTATGTTGATCCTGACTACTACCAGTGCTATCAACTTACAGATAAGAGCGACGTGTATAGCTTTGGGGTTGTCTTGTGTGAGCTTATATCATCGAAGCCTGCCGTAGATATCAACAGGCATCGACACGAAATCAATTTGTCGACCATGGCGCTTAATAAGATCCACGGTGACGCACTGCATGAGTTGGTCGACATGTCGTTGGGGTTCGATACGAATGCTAGTGTAAGGAAGACGGTGACATTAGTGGCAGAGTTGGCCTATAGGTGTTTGCAACAAGATACGGATGCCAGACCTTCTATGGCAGAGGTTTTGGAGGTTTTGAAAGAAATTGAAGTTGAGGGTTCAAAGGTGGTGAAACCAGGAGAATTGACTGATGATGCCAAGCTATTGAAGAATTATCCACCAGTATCGCCAAATTCAGTCACAGACAAATGGGCCAGCATAACCAGTACACCTAATACTAGTTCTTAA